From Mustela erminea isolate mMusErm1 chromosome 1, mMusErm1.Pri, whole genome shotgun sequence, a single genomic window includes:
- the TMPRSS9 gene encoding transmembrane protease serine 9: MEPTAGDLQLVPGPAKDVAAPGATCRRVTLSAVVATSLVTVTLAVLVASLSTQGVDVEHTAELRGVRYAGSLQQATSDYYRALTPTLERLLHFLLRGLWSLSLGLEEELLQQGLWARLRGRGIPLAAHGAILSAELTGNWEGPLTERDLKSGRCPGNAFSCRNSQCVTKVNPECDDRTDCSDGSDEAQCDCGLQPGWKTAGRIVGGVEASPGEFPWQVSLRENNEHFCGAAVVGARWLVSAAHCFSEFQDPREWVAYAGTTYLSGAEPGTVRARVARITPHPLYNPDTADFDVAVLQLDGPLAFSRHVQPVCLPAATHVFPPRRKCLISGWGYLREDFLVKPETLQKATVELLDQGLCASLYGHSLTDRMVCAGYLDGKVDSCQGDSGGPLVCEEPSGRFFLAGIVSWGIGCAEARRPGVYARVTRLRDWILEAITTASEPLAPTVAPASATPSRAWPTSPESPVVHTPARPTRGPSTAPPDPVTASKPQECGARPAMEKPTRIVGGLGAASGEVPWQVSLKEGSRHFCGATVVGDRWLLSAAHCFNHTRVELVRAQLGTASLAGIGGTPVKVGLRRAVLHPQYNPGILDFDVAVLELARPLGFNPFIQPVCLPLAIQKFPVGRRCVVSGWGSTQEGNATKPDILQRASVGIIDQKACSALYNFSLTDRMLCAGFLEGKVDSCQGDSGGPLACEEAPGVFYLAGIVSWGVGCAQARRPGVYTRITRLKGWILDTMSSGPLPSPRPPTMGPPPTTRPSSRTVAGPTVPGVLASRATPRATSPATSQPTSRTATTTSTTAEGQTPLPSAPRTTVGFQPPDCGLAPMSAMTRIVGGSAAGQGEWPWQVSLWLRRREHRCGAVLVAERWLLSAAHCFDVYGDPKQWAAFLGTPFLSGAEGQLERVARIFKHPFYNLYTLDYDVALLELAGPVRRSSLVRPICLPEPTPRPPDGARCVITGWGSLREGGSMARQLQKAAVRLLSEQTCRRFYPVQISSRMLCAGFPQGGVDSCSGDAGGPLACREPSGRWVLTGVTSWGYGCGRPHFPGVYTRVAAVRGWIGQNIQE, translated from the exons GCTGCACTTCCTGCTGCGAGGCCTGTGGTCCCTGAGTCTGGGCCTGGAGGAGGAGCTGCTGCAGCAGGGGCTCTGGGCGCGGCTGCGGGGCCGGGGCATCCCCCTGGCCGCCCACGGTGCCATCCTGTCCGCCGAGCTCACAGGCAA CTGGGAAGGGCCACTGACGGAAAGAGACTTGAAGTCAG GTCGCTGTCCTGGGAACGCCTTTTCCTGCCGGAACAGCCAGTGTGTGACCAAAGTGAACCCCGAGTGCGATGACAGAACCGACTGCTCGGACGGATCTGACGAGGCTCAGTGTG ACTGCGGGCTGCAGCCTGGCTGGAAGACGGCCGGCCGGATCGTGGGCGGCGTGGAGGCGTCCCCCGGGGAGTTCCCGTGGCAAGTCAGCCTTCGAGAAAACAACGAGCACTTCTGCGGGGCTGCTGTCGTCGGGGCACGGTGGCTGGTGTCTGCGGCCCACTGCTTCAGCGA ATTCCAGGACCCGAGAGAGTGGGTGGCCTACGCGGGCACAACATACCTGAGCGGCGCGGAGCCCGGCACGGTGCGGGCGCGCGTGGCCCGCATCACCCCACACCCGCTGTACAACCCGGACACGGCCGACTTCGACGTGGCAGTGCTGCAGCTGGACGGGCCCTTGGCCTTCAGCAGACACGTCCAACCCGTGTGCCTGCCCGCCGCCACGCACGTCTTCCCGCCCCGCAGGAAGTGCCTGATCTCCGGCTGGGGCTACCTGCGGGAGGACTTCC TGGTGAAGCCAGAAACGCTGCAGAAAGCCACTGTGGAGCTGCTGGACCAGGGCCTGTGTGCCAGCCTGTACGGCCACTCGCTCACCGACAGGATGGTGTGTGCCGGCTACCTGGACGGGAAGGTGGACTCCTGCCAG GGTGACTCAGGAGGCCCCCTGGTCTGCGAGGAGCCCTCCGGCAGGTTCTTCCTGGCCGGCATTGTAAGCTGGGGGATTGGCTGTGCGGAAGCCCGGCGTCCTGGGGTCTACGCCCGTGTGACCAGGctgcgggactggatcctggagGCCATCACCACGGCGAGTGAGCCTCTGGCCCCCACCGTGGCTCCCGCCTCTGCCACCCCCAGCAGGGCCTGGCCCACCAGTCCCGAGAGCCCGGTGGTCCACACCCCTGCCAGACCCACACGGGGTCCCAGCACGGCGCCTCCTGATCCGGTGACCGCCTCTAAGCCACAAG AGTGCGGGGCCAGGCCGGCCATGGAGAAACCCACGCGGATCGTGGGTGGGCTGGGGGCCGCCTCTGGGGAGGTGCCCTGGCAGGTCAGCCTGAAGGAAGGTTCCCGGCATTTCTGCGGCGCGACCGTGGTGGGCGACCGCTGGCTGCTGTCAGCCGCCCACTGCTTCAACCA CACGAGGGTGGAGCTGGTGCGGGCCCAGCTGGGCACCGCGTCCCTCGCGGGCATTGGCGGCACCCCGGTGAAGGTGGGGCTCAGGAGGGCGGTGCTGCACCCCCAGTACAACCCCGGCATCCTGGACTTCGACGTGGCCGTGCTGGAGCTGGCCAGGCCCCTGGGTTTCAACCCGTTCATCCAGCCGGTGTGCCTGCCGCTGGCCATCCAGAAGTTCCCGGTGGGCCGCCGCTGCGTGGTCTCCGGCTGGGGCAGCACGCAGGAGGGCAACG CTACCAAGCCCGACATCCTGCAGAGAGCGTCCGTGGGCATCATAGACCAGAAGGCCTGCAGCGCCCTCTACAACTTCTCCCTCACGGACCGGATGCTCTGcgcaggcttcctggagggcaAGGTCGACTCGTGCCAG GGCGATTCGGGAGGACCCCTGGCCTGCGAGGAGGCCCCCGGCGTGTTTTACCTGGCCGGGATCGTGAGCTGGGGGGTCGGCTGCGCTCAGGCCAGGAGGCCGGGCGTGTACACCCGCATCACCAGGCTGAAGGGCTGGATCCTGGACACCATGTCCTCGGGCCCCCTGCCCAGTCCTCGCCCGCCTACCATGGGACCCCCGCCCACCACCAGACCTTCCTCCAGGACGGTGGCTGGCCCCACGGTCCCAGGGGTCCTGGCCAGCAGAGCCACCCCGCGGGCCACCAGCCCGGCAACCAGCCAACCTACCAGCAGGACTGCCACCACCACGAGCACCACCGCAGAGGGACAGACACCGCTTCCAAGTGCCCCCCGCACCACCGTGGGCTTCCAGCCACCAG ACTGTGGCCTGGCACCCATGTCAGCGATGACCAGGATCGTGGGCGGCAGCGCCGCGGGCCAGGGGGAGTGGCCGTGGCAGGTGAGCCTGTGGCTGCGGCGCCGGGAGCACCGCTGCGGGGCCGTCCTGGTGGCGGAGAGGTGGCTGCTGTCTGCGGCGCACTGCTTTGACGT CTACGGGGACCCCAAGCAGTGGGCGGCCTTCCTGGGCACCCCGTTCCTGAGCGGCGCCGAGGGGCAGCTGGAGCGCGTGGCGCGCATCTTCAAGCACCCCTTCTACAACCTCTACACGCTCGACTACGACGTGGCGCTGCTCGAGCTGGCGGGGCCTGTGCGCCGCAGCAGCCTGGTGCGCCCCATCTGCCTGCCCGAGCCCACGCCGCGGCCCCCCGATGGCGCGCGCTGCGTCATCACCGGCTGGGGCTCCCTGCGCGAGGGAG GCTCGATGGCGCGGCAGCTGCAGAAGGCGGCTGTGCGTCTCCTCAGCGAGCAGACGTGCCGCCGCTTCTACCCGGTGCAGATCAGCAGCCGTATGTTGTGCGCCGGCTTCCCGCAGGGCGGCGTGGACAGCTGCTCG ggTGACGCTGGGGGACCCCTGGCCTGCAGGGAGCCCTCTGGCAGGTGGGTGCTAACTGGGGTCACCAGCTGGGGTTACGGCTGCGGACGGCCCCACTTCCCCGGTGTCTACACGCGGGTTGCTGCTGTGAGAGGCTGGATCGGGCAGAACATCCAGGAGTGA
- the TIMM13 gene encoding mitochondrial import inner membrane translocase subunit Tim13, protein MEGGFGSDFGSSGGGKLDPGLIMEQVKVQIAVANAQELLQRMTDKCFRKCIGKPGGSLDNSEQKCIAMCMDRYMDAWNTVSRAYNSRLQRERANM, encoded by the exons ATGGAGGGTGGCTTCGGCTCCGATTTCGGGAGCTCCGGCGGCGGCAAGCTGGACCCGGGGCTCATCATGGAGCAGGTGAAGGTGCAGATCGCCGTGGCTAACGCGCAGGAGCTGCTGCAG AGGATGACGGACAAGTGCTTCCGGAAGTGCATCGGGAAGCCGGGGGGCTCCCTGGACAACTCGGAACAG AAGTGCATCGCCATGTGCATGGACCGCTACATGGACGCCTGGAACACCGTGTCCCGCGCCTACAACTCGCGGCTGCAGCGGGAACGAGCCAACATGTGA
- the LMNB2 gene encoding lamin-B2 isoform X2, protein MVGPPALLAARAGVSVSSGGDVASGPLPAQHHRALCLVTAQNGTLGAAASCSQCPGGRRGRGLAGTMPIELRSGLQLQPGPLRARARTARGQPLREALKASAGDPEALRGSVLVRKDPRKRAMRGPVRGARRTPWKGSWWGSLRLVARSSWRGAPTGAAVKEVRETRRRHERRLVEVDSSRQQEYDFKMAQALDELRSQHDEQVRLYKLELEQTYQAKLDSAKLSSDQNDKAASAAREELQEARVRLESLSYQLSGLQKQASAAEDRIRELEETMAGERDKFRKMLDAKEQEMTEMRDVMQQQLAEYQELLDVKLALDMEISAYRKLLEGEEERLKLTPSPSSRVAVSRATSSSSSSSVSTAGRSGRSKRKRLEAEESPGAGSSGIGTGTGTGSSSSSSTTSFHLAQQASASGGVSIGEIDLEGRFVQLKNSSDKDQSLGNWRIKRQILEGEEISYKFTPKYVLRAGQTVTVWAAGAGVAHSPPSTLVWKSQDSWGTGQSFRTVLVNADGEEVAMRTVKQSSVARETENGEEGEEAAEFGEEDLFHQQGDPRTTSRGCRVM, encoded by the exons ATGGTGGGCCCACCTGCCCTCCTGGCAGCTAGAGCTGGGGTTTCTGTGTCTTCCGGGGGGGATGTGGCATCggggcccctccctgctcagcatcaCAGAGCTCTTTGTCTTGTCACAGCCCAGAACGGAACCCTGGGGGCTGCAGCTTCCTGCAGTCAGTGCCCcgggggcaggcgggggcgggggctggcgGGAACGATGCCCAtagagctgaggagtgggctccAGCTCCAGCCTGGGCCCCTGAGAGCCAGGGCCAGGACAGCTAGGGGGCAGCCCCTGCGGGAAGCCCTGAAGGCATCTGCTGGAGACCCTGAGGCTTTGAGGGGGTCCGTACTTGTGAGGAAGGATCCCAGGAAGAGAGCCATGCGGGGACCTGTGAGGGGAGCCCGCAGGACACCCTGGAAGGGCTCCTGGTGGGGCTCCCTGAGGCTGGTGGCCAGGAGCTCCTGGCGGGGAGCCCCCACGGGGGCTGCCGTGAAG GAGGTGCGGGAGACGCGGCGGCGGCACGAGCGCCGCCTGGTGGAGGTGGAcagcagcaggcagcaggagTACGACTTCAAGATGGCCCAGGCGCTGGACGAGCTGCGCAGCCAGCACGACGAGCAGGTGCGCCTGTACAAGCTGGAGCTGGAGCAGACCTACCAGGCCAAG CTCGACAGCGCCAAGCTGAGCTCCGACCAGAACGACAAGGCCGCCAGCGCCGCCCGGGAGGAGCTGCAGGAAGCGCGCGTGCGGCTCGAGTCCCTCAGCTACCAGCTGTCTGGCCTCCAGAAGCAG GCCAGTGCCGCGGAGGACCGGATTCGCGAGCTCGAGGAGACCATGGCTGGGGAGCGGGACAAGTTCCGCAAGATGCTGGACGCCAAGGAGCAGGAGATGACCGAGATGCGGGACGTGATGCAGCAGCAGCTGGCCGAGTACCAGGAGCTGCTCGACGTCAAGCTGGCGCTGGACATGGAGATCAGCGCCTACCGCAAGCTCCTGGAGGGCGAGGAGGAGAG GCTGAAGCTGACCCCCAGCCCATCGTCGCGGGTCGCCGTGTCGCGGGCCACGtcgagcagcagcagcagcagcgtgTCCACGGCCGGGCGCTCGGGCCGCAGCAAGCGCAAGCGGCTGGAGGCGGAGGAGTCGCCGGGCGCGGGCTCGAGCGGCATCGGCACCGGCACCGGCacgggcagcagcagcagcagcagcaccaccagCTTCCACCTGGCGCAGCAGGCCTCGGCCTCGGGCGGCGTCAGCATCGGCGAGATCGACCTGGAGGGCAGGTTCGTGCAGCTGAAGAACAGCTCGGACAAG GACCAGTCTCTGGGGAACTGGAGGATCAAGAGGCAGATCCTGGAAGGGGAGGAGATCTCCTACAAGTTCACGCCCAAGTACGTGCTGCGAGCCGGCCAGACGGTCACG GTGTGGGCAGCTGGTGCGGGAGTGGCCCACAGCCCCCCCTCGACGCTCGTGTGGAAGAGCCAGGACAGCTGGGGCACGGGCCAGAGCTTCCGGACCGTCCTGGTCAACGCCGACGGGGAG GAGGTGGCCATGAGAACCGTGAAGCAGTCCTCGGTGGCGCGGGAGACGGAGAacggggaggagggagaggaggccgCGGAGTTCGGCGAGGAGGATCTTTTCCATCAACAG GGGGACCCCAGGACCACCTCGAGAGGCTGCCGCGTGATGTGA